One stretch of Jiangella gansuensis DSM 44835 DNA includes these proteins:
- a CDS encoding peptide ABC transporter substrate-binding protein: MRVSARKTALVGAAALALALSACGGDDDGGDDGAASGDGGGSVTVRGCNPENPLVPVNTNETCGGDVLDQLFSKLVRYDPETAEPSNEIAESIESEDNVTWTITLNDGWTFHDGTPITAQSFVDAWNYGAYGPNGNLNSYFFEPIVGYTEVAGQVDDAGAYIEGSATAETMSGLQVVDDLTFTATLVSPQSSFPLRLGYTAYAPMPEAFFADPEAFGEAPIGSGPFQFESWEPNVEIRLSAYEDYPGERQPSIDEVTFRIYENFDAAYNDLQADQLDIMQELPTSALAGDTYQNDLGDRWNDRAVGVYQSMTFAPEAVDPSLANPTLRQAISMAIDRDTIVEQIFSGTREPATGWVSPVVAGYEAGACGEYCEFNPDRAQELLDEAGGYTGTLTLSYNADADHQGWVDAVCNSISQTLGIECVGQGVVDFATFRSQINAREMTGIFRTGWQMDYPSAENFLVPLYSTGASSNDGDYSNPEFDAAVQEAATLQDEEAQAKYNEAEAMLAADMPAVPLWHNRVVAGWSTNVENVQITPFGTIDMLGVTTTS, encoded by the coding sequence ATGCGAGTCTCTGCTCGCAAGACTGCGCTGGTCGGTGCCGCGGCGCTGGCGCTCGCGCTCAGCGCGTGCGGCGGTGACGACGACGGCGGCGATGACGGCGCGGCGAGTGGCGACGGCGGCGGCTCGGTCACCGTTCGCGGCTGTAACCCGGAGAACCCGCTCGTCCCGGTCAACACCAACGAGACCTGCGGCGGCGACGTTCTCGACCAGCTCTTCTCGAAGCTCGTGCGGTACGACCCGGAGACGGCGGAGCCGTCCAACGAGATCGCGGAGTCCATCGAGTCCGAAGACAACGTGACGTGGACCATCACGCTGAACGACGGCTGGACCTTCCACGACGGCACCCCGATCACCGCGCAGAGCTTCGTCGACGCGTGGAACTACGGCGCCTACGGCCCCAACGGCAACCTGAACTCGTACTTCTTCGAGCCCATCGTGGGCTACACGGAGGTGGCGGGCCAGGTCGACGACGCCGGCGCCTACATCGAGGGTTCGGCCACCGCCGAGACCATGTCCGGCCTCCAGGTCGTCGACGACCTCACCTTCACCGCCACCCTGGTGTCGCCGCAGTCGTCGTTCCCGCTGCGCCTCGGCTACACCGCCTACGCGCCGATGCCGGAGGCCTTCTTCGCCGACCCGGAGGCGTTCGGTGAGGCGCCCATCGGCTCCGGCCCGTTCCAGTTCGAGTCGTGGGAGCCGAACGTCGAGATCCGGCTGTCGGCCTACGAGGACTACCCGGGCGAGCGGCAGCCGTCGATCGACGAGGTCACGTTCCGGATCTACGAGAACTTCGACGCCGCCTACAACGACCTGCAGGCCGACCAGCTCGACATCATGCAGGAGCTGCCGACCTCCGCACTGGCGGGCGACACCTACCAGAACGACCTCGGCGACCGGTGGAACGACCGCGCCGTCGGCGTCTACCAGTCGATGACCTTCGCGCCGGAGGCTGTCGACCCGTCGCTGGCCAACCCGACGCTGCGGCAGGCCATCTCGATGGCGATCGACCGCGACACCATCGTCGAGCAGATCTTCTCCGGCACCCGCGAGCCGGCCACCGGCTGGGTCTCCCCGGTGGTCGCCGGCTACGAGGCCGGTGCCTGCGGTGAGTACTGCGAGTTCAACCCCGACCGGGCGCAGGAGCTGCTCGACGAGGCCGGCGGCTACACCGGCACGCTGACGCTGTCGTACAACGCCGACGCCGACCACCAGGGCTGGGTCGACGCCGTGTGCAACAGCATCAGCCAGACCCTGGGCATCGAGTGCGTCGGCCAGGGCGTCGTGGACTTCGCCACCTTCCGGTCGCAGATCAACGCCCGCGAGATGACGGGCATCTTCCGCACCGGCTGGCAGATGGACTACCCATCGGCCGAGAACTTCCTGGTCCCGCTGTACTCGACCGGCGCGTCGTCCAACGACGGCGACTACAGCAACCCGGAGTTCGACGCCGCCGTCCAGGAGGCCGCCACCCTGCAGGACGAGGAGGCCCAGGCCAAGTACAACGAGGCCGAGGCGATGCTCGCCGCGGACATGCCGGCCGTGCCCCTGTGGCACAACCGCGTCGTCGCAGGTTGGTCGACCAACGTCGAGAACGTGCAGATCACGCCGTTCGGCACGATCGACATGCTCGGAGTGACCACGACCAGCTGA
- a CDS encoding ABC transporter permease yields the protein MGRYVIRRLLQMVPVVIGTTFLIFTLVWSLPGDPFAAKCGDRPCPPAYIERMTNEYNLDDPLFIQYAKYMANILTGDFGQTFSGVDIADELISRYPTTAQLALIAIGVEVLIGITAGVLAALRRGGFVDNLVLVSTLIVVSIPVFVIGLLAQITFGVQLGWFPVTSDGTFYSLLLPGFVLGSLSLAFVARLMRTNLVENLRADYVRTATAKGMPRKRVIGVHALRNSLIPVITFIGADFGALLGGAIVTEGIFNVPGVGNMIFRGINQHEGATVTAAVTVLVLVFLLVNLLVDLLYAVLDPRIRYD from the coding sequence ATGGGTCGCTACGTCATCCGGCGCCTGTTGCAGATGGTGCCGGTGGTCATCGGAACCACGTTCCTGATCTTTACGCTGGTGTGGTCGTTGCCGGGCGACCCGTTCGCCGCCAAGTGCGGCGACCGGCCGTGCCCGCCCGCGTACATCGAGCGGATGACCAACGAGTACAACCTCGACGATCCGCTGTTCATCCAGTACGCCAAGTACATGGCGAACATCCTCACCGGCGACTTCGGCCAGACGTTCTCCGGCGTCGACATCGCCGACGAGCTCATCAGCCGGTACCCGACGACGGCGCAGCTCGCGCTGATCGCCATCGGCGTCGAGGTCCTCATCGGCATCACCGCGGGCGTGCTCGCCGCGCTGCGCCGCGGCGGCTTCGTCGACAACCTGGTGCTGGTCAGCACGCTCATCGTGGTGTCCATTCCGGTCTTCGTCATCGGCCTGCTGGCGCAGATCACCTTCGGCGTCCAGCTCGGCTGGTTCCCGGTCACGTCCGACGGCACGTTCTACTCACTGCTGTTGCCGGGTTTCGTGCTGGGCAGCCTGTCACTGGCGTTCGTCGCCCGGCTGATGCGCACCAACCTGGTCGAGAACCTGCGGGCGGACTACGTGCGCACCGCCACCGCCAAGGGCATGCCGCGCAAGCGGGTCATCGGTGTCCACGCGCTACGCAACTCGCTGATCCCGGTGATCACGTTCATCGGGGCCGACTTCGGGGCACTGCTCGGCGGTGCCATCGTCACCGAGGGCATCTTCAACGTCCCGGGCGTCGGCAACATGATCTTCCGTGGTATCAACCAGCACGAGGGCGCCACGGTGACAGCGGCGGTGACGGTTCTGGTGCTGGTGTTCCTGCTCGTGAACCTGCTCGTCGATCTGCTGTACGCAGTGCTCGACCCGAGGATTCGCTATGACTAG
- a CDS encoding ABC transporter permease: MTSPLTPAGSTSESSGGVPLPDEELDTERHGTPEDTGEKARSLAGDAWRDLRRSPIFLISAVIIAILVVMAVVPSLFTNADPNRCLLENSRGGPSAQAWFGYDLQGCDVYARTVYGARASILVGVFTTIGVAVLGGIIGMLAGYHGGWADSLLSRLTDIFFGIPLLLGAIIVLATFPSTVGTPAWQTIGKVVMALSVLGWTSVARIMRSTVIQIKHADYVQAAKALGGGSRRILLRHILPNAVAPVIVYSTIVLGVFVALEATLSFLGIGLQAPVISWGIAIDQAQTYVRQSPHMLLFPSAFLSVTVLAFIMLGDAVRDAFDPKLR, from the coding sequence ATGACTAGTCCCCTCACACCGGCCGGCTCCACCTCGGAGTCGTCGGGCGGCGTGCCGCTGCCCGACGAAGAACTGGACACCGAGCGGCACGGTACGCCGGAGGACACCGGCGAGAAGGCCCGGTCCCTCGCCGGCGACGCCTGGCGAGACCTTCGCCGCAGCCCGATCTTCCTGATCTCCGCCGTCATCATCGCGATCCTGGTGGTGATGGCGGTGGTGCCGAGTCTGTTCACCAACGCCGACCCGAACCGCTGCCTGCTGGAGAACTCCCGCGGCGGGCCCAGCGCCCAGGCGTGGTTCGGTTACGACCTGCAGGGCTGCGACGTCTACGCGCGCACCGTCTACGGCGCCCGGGCGTCCATCCTGGTCGGTGTCTTCACCACCATCGGCGTTGCCGTCCTGGGCGGCATCATCGGCATGCTCGCTGGCTACCACGGTGGCTGGGCGGACTCTCTGCTGTCGCGGCTCACCGACATCTTCTTCGGCATCCCGCTGCTGCTGGGCGCCATCATCGTGCTGGCCACGTTCCCGTCGACCGTGGGCACGCCGGCTTGGCAGACCATCGGCAAGGTGGTGATGGCGCTGAGCGTGCTCGGCTGGACCAGCGTCGCGCGCATCATGCGCTCGACCGTCATCCAGATCAAGCACGCCGACTACGTCCAGGCCGCCAAGGCGCTGGGTGGCGGATCGCGCCGGATTCTGCTGCGGCACATCCTGCCCAACGCCGTCGCGCCGGTCATCGTGTACTCCACGATCGTCCTGGGCGTGTTCGTCGCGCTGGAGGCCACGCTGTCGTTCCTCGGCATCGGGCTGCAGGCGCCGGTCATCTCCTGGGGGATCGCCATCGACCAGGCTCAGACATATGTCCGGCAGTCGCCGCATATGCTGTTGTTCCCGAGTGCGTTCCTGTCAGTGACGGTGCTGGCGTTCATCATGCTCGGTGACGCGGTCCGCGACGCGTTCGATCCCAAGCTGCGCTGA
- a CDS encoding ABC transporter ATP-binding protein yields MATTEVEPGPRPDAAGTTPLLEVDDLHVEFRTRDGVAKAVNGVSYTLHEGETLAVLGESGSGKSVTAQAIMGILDTPPGFVTAGEVRYRGQDLLTLPEDERRAYRGRSISMIFQDALSALNPVFPVGWQIAEMFRVHEGLSKRDARKRAIDLMDQVRIPAAKDRVNDYPHQFSGGMRQRIMIAMSIALDPDVLIADEPTTALDVTVQAQIMQLLRDLQRERNMGLILITHDLGVVADVADKIEVMYSGRIMEQAPVFDIYASPAHPYTKGLLESIPRVDLKGQELAAIKGLPPNLTRIPAGCEFRPRCPYARQICEDSRPALLEVVPGRFSACHFAQEVLEGDIEPVQQ; encoded by the coding sequence GTGGCGACCACCGAAGTCGAGCCCGGGCCACGGCCGGACGCGGCGGGGACGACTCCGTTGCTGGAGGTCGACGACCTCCACGTGGAGTTCCGTACCCGCGACGGCGTGGCCAAGGCCGTCAACGGGGTGTCCTACACCCTCCACGAGGGCGAGACACTGGCCGTCCTGGGCGAGTCCGGGTCCGGCAAGAGCGTCACGGCGCAGGCCATCATGGGCATCCTGGACACGCCACCCGGGTTCGTCACCGCCGGCGAGGTCCGCTATCGCGGGCAGGACCTGCTGACCCTGCCCGAGGACGAGCGGCGCGCCTACCGTGGCCGCAGCATCTCGATGATCTTCCAGGACGCGCTCTCGGCGTTGAACCCGGTATTCCCCGTGGGCTGGCAGATCGCCGAGATGTTCCGGGTGCACGAGGGCCTGTCCAAGCGCGATGCCCGTAAACGGGCCATCGACCTGATGGACCAGGTGCGCATCCCGGCGGCGAAGGATCGCGTCAACGACTACCCGCACCAGTTCTCCGGCGGTATGCGCCAGCGCATCATGATCGCCATGTCGATCGCGCTCGACCCGGACGTGCTCATCGCCGACGAGCCGACGACGGCGCTCGACGTCACGGTCCAGGCGCAGATCATGCAGCTACTGCGCGACCTGCAGCGTGAGCGGAACATGGGCCTCATCCTCATCACCCACGACCTCGGCGTGGTCGCCGACGTCGCGGACAAGATCGAGGTGATGTACTCCGGCCGGATCATGGAGCAGGCGCCGGTCTTCGACATCTATGCCAGCCCGGCCCACCCGTACACCAAGGGTCTGCTCGAGTCGATCCCGCGGGTCGACCTGAAGGGCCAGGAACTGGCGGCCATCAAGGGCCTGCCGCCCAACCTCACCAGGATCCCGGCAGGTTGCGAGTTCCGTCCCCGGTGCCCGTACGCCCGGCAGATCTGTGAGGACAGCCGTCCGGCGCTGCTCGAGGTCGTGCCCGGCCGGTTCAGCGCGTGTCACTTCGCTCAGGAGGTGCTCGAGGGTGACATCGAACCCGTCCAGCAGTGA
- a CDS encoding ABC transporter ATP-binding protein, which translates to MTGQDEVVLDVQGLVKHFPLTTGIVLKRQVGAVKAVDGVSLQLHKGETLGIVGESGCGKSTLAKLLMRLEEPTAGKALYKGSNIYDLQGKALRELRRNIQIVFQDPYASLNPRMTVGDIVGEPFDIHPEVAPRGERRRRVQELLEVVGLSPEHINRYPHQFSGGQRQRIGIARGLALRPEIIICDEPVSALDVSVQAQVVNLLESLQDEFGLSYIFIAHDLSVVRHISDRVAVMYLGRIAEIGTDAEIYEKPTHPYTQALLSAVPVPDPSVRGQRQQIILSGDVPSPANPPSGCRFRTRCWKATEKCAEETPELVVRPGSDHPSACHYAAVREDVVVHH; encoded by the coding sequence ATGACCGGACAAGATGAAGTGGTGCTCGATGTCCAGGGCCTCGTCAAGCACTTCCCACTGACCACGGGCATCGTCCTCAAACGCCAGGTCGGCGCCGTCAAGGCGGTCGACGGTGTCTCGTTGCAGTTGCACAAGGGTGAGACGCTGGGCATCGTCGGCGAGTCCGGCTGCGGCAAGTCCACTCTGGCGAAGCTGCTCATGCGGTTGGAGGAACCGACCGCCGGCAAGGCGCTGTACAAGGGCAGCAACATCTACGACCTGCAGGGCAAGGCACTGCGCGAACTGCGCCGCAACATCCAGATCGTGTTCCAGGACCCGTACGCGTCGCTCAACCCGCGGATGACCGTCGGCGACATCGTCGGCGAGCCATTCGACATCCACCCCGAGGTGGCGCCGCGGGGCGAGCGTCGTCGCCGGGTGCAGGAGCTGCTCGAGGTCGTGGGCCTCAGCCCCGAGCACATCAACCGCTACCCGCACCAGTTCTCCGGCGGCCAGCGGCAACGCATCGGGATCGCCCGCGGGCTCGCGCTGCGGCCGGAGATCATCATCTGCGACGAGCCGGTGTCGGCGCTGGACGTGTCGGTGCAGGCGCAGGTGGTGAACCTGCTCGAGAGCCTGCAAGACGAGTTCGGCCTCTCGTACATCTTCATCGCGCACGACCTCTCGGTGGTGCGGCACATCTCCGACCGGGTCGCGGTCATGTACCTGGGCCGTATTGCCGAGATCGGCACCGACGCGGAGATCTACGAGAAGCCCACCCACCCGTACACGCAGGCGCTGCTGTCCGCGGTGCCGGTGCCGGACCCGTCCGTGCGCGGGCAGCGGCAGCAGATCATCCTGAGCGGCGACGTACCCAGCCCGGCCAATCCGCCCAGCGGGTGCCGGTTCCGCACCCGCTGCTGGAAGGCCACCGAGAAGTGCGCCGAAGAGACCCCCGAGCTGGTGGTCCGGCCCGGCAGCGACCACCCGTCGGCGTGCCACTACGCGGCCGTGCGCGAGGACGTCGTCGTCCACCACTGA
- the mshB gene encoding N-acetyl-1-D-myo-inositol-2-amino-2-deoxy-alpha-D-glucopyranoside deacetylase encodes MPVELPRRRLLLVHAHPDDESIGTAATMARYVAEGAHVTLVTCTQGEQGEILVPELAHLAPEHDDTLGLHRAGELADAMAELKVTDYRFLGGPGRYRDSGMVWGDEGRRAVAPEQIDPRSFWAADLREASDHLVEVLREIRPQVLVTYDENGGYGHPDHIQAHRVATYAAALAAVPTYRTDLGPAWQVAKVYWSATPRSVLQGALEAARDRGDTLFDGVTSADDLGFVVDDADITAVVDGSDHIDAKMAAMRAHATQIDVHWPYFALSDRVGQPIWAQEYFRLAAGVAGPADPRTGYETDLFAGLDV; translated from the coding sequence ATGCCTGTCGAGCTCCCCCGCCGCCGCCTCCTGCTGGTGCACGCCCACCCCGACGACGAATCCATCGGCACCGCCGCCACCATGGCCCGGTACGTCGCCGAAGGTGCCCACGTCACGCTGGTCACCTGCACGCAGGGCGAACAGGGCGAGATCCTGGTCCCGGAGCTGGCGCACCTGGCGCCCGAGCACGACGACACCCTCGGCCTGCACCGTGCCGGTGAGCTGGCCGACGCGATGGCGGAGCTGAAGGTCACCGACTACCGCTTCCTCGGCGGGCCCGGGCGCTACCGCGACTCCGGCATGGTCTGGGGCGACGAGGGCCGCCGCGCGGTGGCGCCCGAGCAGATCGACCCGCGCAGCTTCTGGGCGGCCGACCTGCGCGAGGCGTCCGACCACCTGGTCGAGGTCCTGCGTGAGATCCGCCCGCAGGTGCTGGTCACCTACGACGAGAACGGCGGCTACGGCCACCCCGACCACATCCAGGCGCACCGCGTCGCCACCTACGCCGCGGCGCTGGCGGCCGTGCCGACCTACCGCACCGACCTCGGCCCGGCCTGGCAGGTGGCCAAGGTGTACTGGTCGGCCACCCCACGCTCGGTTCTCCAGGGCGCCCTCGAGGCCGCCCGCGACCGCGGGGACACCCTGTTCGACGGCGTCACCTCCGCGGACGACCTCGGCTTCGTTGTCGACGACGCCGACATCACCGCCGTCGTGGACGGCTCGGACCACATCGACGCGAAGATGGCCGCCATGCGGGCGCACGCCACTCAGATCGACGTGCACTGGCCGTACTTCGCGCTCTCCGACCGCGTCGGCCAGCCCATCTGGGCGCAGGAGTACTTCCGGCTCGCCGCCGGTGTCGCGGGCCCGGCCGACCCGCGGACGGGGTACGAGACCGACCTGTTCGCCGGCCTCGACGTCTGA
- a CDS encoding DUF6113 family protein, which translates to MSVRGRARRSRVHWWSLAGLVGLAPIAVVVAVSGAFVHRWASPVGLLLALGGVIGLAVLARVCARSRIGLGVVALLWLAPVLALAQGPAGEDRIVGGDEAGLVFLFGGTMSLAIALGRGVEARSTRRVT; encoded by the coding sequence ATGTCGGTTCGGGGGCGCGCCCGGCGGTCGCGCGTGCACTGGTGGTCGCTCGCCGGCCTGGTCGGGCTGGCGCCGATCGCGGTCGTCGTCGCGGTGTCGGGCGCGTTCGTGCACCGTTGGGCCAGCCCAGTGGGGTTGCTGCTGGCGCTGGGCGGTGTCATCGGCCTGGCTGTCCTGGCCCGGGTGTGTGCCCGAAGCCGGATCGGACTCGGGGTGGTCGCCCTGCTGTGGTTGGCGCCAGTGCTCGCGCTGGCTCAGGGTCCGGCTGGCGAGGACCGCATCGTCGGCGGCGACGAAGCCGGCCTGGTGTTCCTTTTCGGCGGGACGATGAGCCTGGCCATCGCGCTGGGACGGGGCGTCGAGGCGAGATCGACTCGACGCGTCACGTAG
- a CDS encoding VanW family protein codes for MTDKPSSRGDAAAGSADPGAAVDATVEDAALAADFTSAADATDADPSSETNDTADTAEAAAADRDGDDAAPSPADGAAADSVGNAGDGRSVPGAEGRNDSPEDTATFVAAVTAALTRAESEGATNGSASEPPTTPPGGGSAASTPPVDGAAAPMDRSAASAGGSDAAAAPVDGADASAAPVDRAEAPIAPARRQGAADRRPRTATAATGAGAGAAAAAAGSPLSAAAAPAAAGASAPAAAATTVSATTVSATAVRGPDAQSGDAQSGAGTGGGATGGDGPSGDDTSGDDTGSSRRGKAVVIALAAVVVVLGIAYGVAYAVAGDSLARGATVAGIEVGGMTPEEAEAALTEQLPEVVDQPIHLVLGDGETTYEIVPSAAGLTVDVPATVGDIPGGSANPVSLFQALLGAGETDPVPSVDQAALEATLTEIAEQANTEPVNGAVAFDGGAVVTSEPQIGRAVDVEATSEQLRAAFFGDGATLPVGDVPLVVAEVQPAVSAEEVQRAVAEFAEPAMSAPVTVVAGEQSVDLSPELIGQALTLTPDDAGTLQPALDGAALTDIARDELAEIGQEGRNATITIENGAPVVVPAEMGQGIAPDALSAAVLPALTEQGDARQAPVELTEVDPELTTAAAEELGVTEVVAEFTTRFPHAEYRNVNIGTAAERIDNTLILPGEEFSLNGIVGERTEANGFTSGTIINGGRLEESLGGGVSQVATTTFHAAFLAGLDDVEHWPHSIYFDRYPLGQEATVAWGAKDMRFGNDTPYGVVVDTSFTASTPGNQGSLTVRIWSTQHYRVETSVSERSNFTSPQTIYDTSSNCQAQGGSQGFDVTSYRQVWGPDGTLVKDEADPWTYNPNHRVICGPEPGQGGD; via the coding sequence GTGACCGATAAGCCATCCAGCCGCGGCGACGCTGCTGCGGGTTCTGCAGACCCGGGCGCGGCTGTCGACGCCACCGTGGAGGACGCTGCGCTCGCCGCAGACTTTACCTCTGCGGCCGACGCGACCGACGCCGACCCCTCGAGTGAGACGAACGACACAGCCGACACAGCCGAGGCCGCCGCGGCGGACCGTGACGGTGACGACGCCGCCCCCAGCCCGGCCGACGGCGCGGCGGCCGATTCCGTCGGCAACGCCGGCGATGGCCGTTCCGTGCCCGGCGCTGAAGGGCGGAACGACTCGCCCGAAGACACCGCCACCTTCGTGGCGGCCGTGACGGCAGCGCTCACGCGCGCCGAATCCGAGGGCGCGACCAACGGCAGCGCCTCGGAACCGCCGACCACTCCACCCGGCGGCGGCTCCGCAGCGTCGACCCCTCCGGTGGACGGCGCCGCAGCTCCGATGGACCGCAGCGCCGCGTCGGCGGGCGGCTCCGATGCGGCGGCTGCTCCGGTGGACGGCGCCGATGCGTCGGCTGCCCCGGTGGACCGCGCCGAGGCACCCATCGCACCTGCCAGGCGGCAGGGTGCGGCCGATCGCCGCCCCAGGACCGCCACTGCGGCCACCGGAGCGGGTGCCGGCGCTGCTGCCGCGGCGGCCGGTTCGCCGCTGTCCGCAGCGGCTGCGCCTGCCGCTGCGGGTGCCTCGGCGCCGGCCGCTGCCGCCACCACCGTCAGCGCTACTACCGTCAGCGCCACCGCCGTCCGCGGCCCCGACGCGCAGAGCGGCGACGCGCAGAGCGGCGCGGGCACGGGCGGCGGCGCGACCGGTGGAGACGGCCCCAGTGGTGACGACACCAGTGGGGACGACACCGGGTCGTCGCGTCGCGGCAAGGCGGTGGTCATCGCGCTGGCGGCGGTCGTCGTCGTGCTCGGCATCGCCTACGGCGTCGCGTATGCCGTGGCCGGCGACTCGCTCGCCCGGGGCGCCACCGTCGCGGGCATCGAGGTCGGCGGCATGACGCCGGAGGAGGCCGAGGCCGCCCTGACCGAGCAGCTGCCCGAGGTCGTCGACCAGCCGATCCACCTGGTTCTCGGCGACGGTGAGACGACGTACGAGATCGTGCCGTCCGCTGCCGGACTCACGGTGGATGTGCCCGCCACGGTCGGCGACATCCCGGGCGGCAGCGCCAACCCGGTCTCGCTGTTCCAGGCGCTGCTCGGCGCCGGGGAGACCGACCCGGTGCCGTCGGTCGACCAGGCCGCGCTGGAGGCGACCCTGACCGAGATCGCCGAGCAGGCCAACACCGAGCCGGTCAACGGAGCGGTCGCGTTCGACGGCGGCGCGGTGGTCACCAGCGAGCCACAGATCGGCCGGGCCGTCGACGTCGAGGCAACCAGTGAGCAACTGCGGGCGGCGTTCTTCGGCGACGGGGCCACGCTGCCGGTCGGCGACGTCCCGCTGGTCGTCGCCGAGGTCCAGCCTGCCGTCAGCGCCGAAGAGGTGCAGCGCGCCGTCGCGGAGTTCGCCGAGCCGGCCATGTCCGCGCCGGTCACCGTCGTGGCCGGCGAGCAGAGCGTCGACCTGTCGCCGGAGCTGATCGGGCAGGCGCTCACGTTGACGCCCGACGACGCCGGGACGCTGCAGCCCGCGCTCGACGGGGCCGCTCTCACCGATATCGCGCGTGACGAACTCGCCGAAATCGGACAGGAGGGCCGCAACGCCACCATCACCATCGAGAACGGCGCACCGGTCGTGGTGCCCGCCGAGATGGGTCAGGGCATCGCGCCAGACGCGTTGAGTGCCGCGGTCCTACCTGCGTTGACCGAGCAGGGTGACGCCCGCCAGGCGCCGGTGGAGCTGACCGAGGTCGACCCGGAGCTCACCACGGCGGCGGCCGAGGAGCTCGGCGTCACCGAGGTCGTCGCGGAATTCACCACGCGCTTCCCACACGCCGAGTACCGCAACGTCAACATCGGCACCGCCGCCGAGCGCATCGACAACACGCTGATCCTGCCGGGTGAGGAGTTCAGCCTCAACGGCATCGTCGGCGAGCGGACCGAGGCGAACGGGTTCACCTCCGGCACCATCATCAACGGCGGACGGCTGGAAGAGTCGCTGGGCGGCGGGGTGTCCCAGGTGGCCACCACGACGTTCCATGCGGCCTTCCTCGCCGGCCTCGACGACGTCGAACACTGGCCGCACTCGATCTACTTCGACCGCTACCCGCTGGGTCAGGAGGCCACCGTCGCGTGGGGCGCGAAGGACATGCGGTTCGGCAACGACACCCCGTACGGCGTCGTCGTCGACACCAGTTTCACGGCGAGCACCCCGGGCAACCAGGGCTCGCTCACGGTGCGCATCTGGAGCACGCAGCACTACCGGGTCGAGACGTCGGTGTCGGAGCGATCCAACTTCACCTCCCCCCAGACCATCTACGACACCTCGTCCAACTGCCAGGCGCAGGGCGGCAGCCAGGGTTTCGACGTCACCTCGTACCGCCAGGTGTGGGGTCCCGACGGCACCCTGGTGAAGGACGAGGCCGACCCTTGGACCTACAACCCCAACCACCGGGTCATCTGCGGGCCGGAGCCAGGTCAGGGCGGCGACTGA
- a CDS encoding GNAT family N-acetyltransferase yields the protein MRQPRVHPDASALVGRRVVVRYRLHDDVFGATDVLGTLESWSDGVLRIRPDRGSDRLEVAEPDVVAVKAVPARTVTRRDVRDLESAAVHGWQALETEWLGGWLLRAAGGFTGRANSCMPLDDPGRPLSEAVAHVERWYRDRGLIPAFQVPEPLGVALGPVLDARGWPPVEHRTLVMTATIDDARGAARDGLPPVRVDARPDDAWLAGYHYRGGDLPAHAVDVLVNARSVGFASVDEAGTRVAIARGAVSDAPSGRRWLGVTAVEVAPSARRRGLGSHIVAGLAEWAAGLGAQEAYLQVAEPNTPAQAAYRRVGFAEHHAYHYRRLRA from the coding sequence ATGAGACAGCCCAGGGTTCATCCCGACGCATCCGCGCTGGTAGGACGGCGCGTCGTGGTCCGCTACCGGCTGCATGACGACGTCTTCGGCGCGACCGACGTGCTCGGGACGCTCGAGTCGTGGTCCGACGGCGTTCTGCGGATCCGGCCCGACCGCGGCAGCGACCGGCTGGAGGTCGCCGAGCCCGACGTCGTCGCCGTCAAGGCGGTGCCGGCGCGGACCGTCACCCGCCGCGACGTTCGCGACCTGGAGAGCGCCGCGGTGCACGGCTGGCAGGCGCTGGAAACCGAGTGGCTCGGCGGCTGGCTGCTGCGGGCCGCCGGTGGGTTCACCGGCCGGGCCAACTCGTGCATGCCGCTGGACGACCCGGGCCGGCCGCTGTCGGAAGCCGTCGCCCACGTCGAGCGGTGGTACCGCGACCGCGGCCTGATACCGGCGTTCCAGGTGCCCGAGCCGCTGGGTGTGGCGTTGGGTCCGGTGCTCGACGCTCGCGGCTGGCCGCCTGTGGAGCACCGGACGCTGGTCATGACGGCGACGATCGACGACGCTCGGGGCGCGGCCCGCGACGGGTTGCCGCCGGTCCGCGTCGACGCACGGCCCGACGATGCGTGGCTGGCCGGGTACCACTACCGAGGCGGCGACCTGCCCGCGCATGCGGTCGACGTCCTGGTCAACGCGAGGTCCGTGGGGTTCGCGTCGGTCGACGAGGCCGGCACCCGGGTCGCGATCGCCCGGGGCGCCGTCAGCGACGCCCCGAGCGGGCGGCGCTGGCTGGGCGTCACCGCCGTCGAGGTGGCGCCGTCCGCACGGCGGCGGGGGCTCGGCAGCCACATCGTCGCCGGCCTGGCCGAGTGGGCCGCCGGCCTCGGCGCCCAGGAGGCGTACCTCCAGGTCGCGGAGCCCAACACCCCTGCGCAGGCCGCGTACCGCCGGGTGGGCTTCGCCGAGCACCACGCGTACCACTACCGGCGGCTGCGCGCCTGA